The Coregonus clupeaformis isolate EN_2021a chromosome 8, ASM2061545v1, whole genome shotgun sequence genome has a segment encoding these proteins:
- the zgc:92664 gene encoding chromatin complexes subunit BAP18 isoform X1, with amino-acid sequence MTSASTKVGEIFSAAGAAFTKLGELTMQLHPVADSSPTGAKWTDTEVEQLRSAVVRFDDLNSLSSVIKEHTVVQIKSTVKRKLYDESGMPISTDSPKKTVKKTAVIMATTATPTVIAVPTSQVVMKAGVQGNVTTVAPPTMKKQKSAADVTLSALNDSDFNSDLVDLEGPNSKKLNFDQDNLNLDSSFIMNSSELPLLSR; translated from the exons GTTGGGGAGATCTTCTCAGCAGCAGGAGCTGCTTTCACCAAGCTAGGGGAGCTGACCATGCAACTGCACCCCGTGGCTGACTCCAGTCCCAcagg AGCTAAGTGGACGGACACTGAGGTTGAGCAGCTGAGATCGGCCGTGGTGAGGTTTGATGACCTGAACTCCCTCAGCTCTGTCATCAAGGAGCACACTGT GGTCCAGATTAAAAGTACAGTCAAGAGGAAGCTCTATGATGAGAGTGGGATGCCCATTTCCACCGACTCCCCCAAAAAGACAGTCAAGAAGACTGCTGTTATCATGGCAACCACGGCAACCCCAACTGTCATTGCTGTGCCGACCTCACAGGTCGTCATGAAGGCAGGTGTCCAGGGCAATGTGACTACTGTGGCCCCTCCCACCATGAAGAAACAGAAGTCCGCAG CAGATGTGACTCTGAGTGCTCTGAATGACTCTGACTTCAACTCTGACCTGGTAGACCTAGAGGGACCAAACTCCAAGAAACTCAACTTTGATCAGG ACAACCTGAACCTCGACTCCAGCTTCATCATGAACTCTAGTGAACTGCCGCTCCTCTCTCGTTAA
- the zgc:92664 gene encoding chromatin complexes subunit BAP18 isoform X2, translating to MTSASTKVGEIFSAAGAAFTKLGELTMQLHPVADSSPTGAKWTDTEVEQLRSAVVRFDDLNSLSSVIKEHTVVQIKSTVKRKLYDESGMPISTDSPKKTVKKTAVIMATTATPTVIAVPTSQVVMKAGVQGNVTTVAPPTMKKQKSADVTLSALNDSDFNSDLVDLEGPNSKKLNFDQDNLNLDSSFIMNSSELPLLSR from the exons GTTGGGGAGATCTTCTCAGCAGCAGGAGCTGCTTTCACCAAGCTAGGGGAGCTGACCATGCAACTGCACCCCGTGGCTGACTCCAGTCCCAcagg AGCTAAGTGGACGGACACTGAGGTTGAGCAGCTGAGATCGGCCGTGGTGAGGTTTGATGACCTGAACTCCCTCAGCTCTGTCATCAAGGAGCACACTGT GGTCCAGATTAAAAGTACAGTCAAGAGGAAGCTCTATGATGAGAGTGGGATGCCCATTTCCACCGACTCCCCCAAAAAGACAGTCAAGAAGACTGCTGTTATCATGGCAACCACGGCAACCCCAACTGTCATTGCTGTGCCGACCTCACAGGTCGTCATGAAGGCAGGTGTCCAGGGCAATGTGACTACTGTGGCCCCTCCCACCATGAAGAAACAGAAGTCCGCAG ATGTGACTCTGAGTGCTCTGAATGACTCTGACTTCAACTCTGACCTGGTAGACCTAGAGGGACCAAACTCCAAGAAACTCAACTTTGATCAGG ACAACCTGAACCTCGACTCCAGCTTCATCATGAACTCTAGTGAACTGCCGCTCCTCTCTCGTTAA
- the zgc:92664 gene encoding chromatin complexes subunit BAP18 isoform X3 translates to MTSASTKVGEIFSAAGAAFTKLGELTMQLHPVADSSPTGVQIKSTVKRKLYDESGMPISTDSPKKTVKKTAVIMATTATPTVIAVPTSQVVMKAGVQGNVTTVAPPTMKKQKSAADVTLSALNDSDFNSDLVDLEGPNSKKLNFDQDNLNLDSSFIMNSSELPLLSR, encoded by the exons GTTGGGGAGATCTTCTCAGCAGCAGGAGCTGCTTTCACCAAGCTAGGGGAGCTGACCATGCAACTGCACCCCGTGGCTGACTCCAGTCCCAcagg GGTCCAGATTAAAAGTACAGTCAAGAGGAAGCTCTATGATGAGAGTGGGATGCCCATTTCCACCGACTCCCCCAAAAAGACAGTCAAGAAGACTGCTGTTATCATGGCAACCACGGCAACCCCAACTGTCATTGCTGTGCCGACCTCACAGGTCGTCATGAAGGCAGGTGTCCAGGGCAATGTGACTACTGTGGCCCCTCCCACCATGAAGAAACAGAAGTCCGCAG CAGATGTGACTCTGAGTGCTCTGAATGACTCTGACTTCAACTCTGACCTGGTAGACCTAGAGGGACCAAACTCCAAGAAACTCAACTTTGATCAGG ACAACCTGAACCTCGACTCCAGCTTCATCATGAACTCTAGTGAACTGCCGCTCCTCTCTCGTTAA
- the zgc:92664 gene encoding chromatin complexes subunit BAP18 isoform X4 yields the protein MTSASTKVGEIFSAAGAAFTKLGELTMQLHPVADSSPTGVQIKSTVKRKLYDESGMPISTDSPKKTVKKTAVIMATTATPTVIAVPTSQVVMKAGVQGNVTTVAPPTMKKQKSADVTLSALNDSDFNSDLVDLEGPNSKKLNFDQDNLNLDSSFIMNSSELPLLSR from the exons GTTGGGGAGATCTTCTCAGCAGCAGGAGCTGCTTTCACCAAGCTAGGGGAGCTGACCATGCAACTGCACCCCGTGGCTGACTCCAGTCCCAcagg GGTCCAGATTAAAAGTACAGTCAAGAGGAAGCTCTATGATGAGAGTGGGATGCCCATTTCCACCGACTCCCCCAAAAAGACAGTCAAGAAGACTGCTGTTATCATGGCAACCACGGCAACCCCAACTGTCATTGCTGTGCCGACCTCACAGGTCGTCATGAAGGCAGGTGTCCAGGGCAATGTGACTACTGTGGCCCCTCCCACCATGAAGAAACAGAAGTCCGCAG ATGTGACTCTGAGTGCTCTGAATGACTCTGACTTCAACTCTGACCTGGTAGACCTAGAGGGACCAAACTCCAAGAAACTCAACTTTGATCAGG ACAACCTGAACCTCGACTCCAGCTTCATCATGAACTCTAGTGAACTGCCGCTCCTCTCTCGTTAA